In Trichoderma asperellum chromosome 1, complete sequence, a single window of DNA contains:
- a CDS encoding mitochondrial 54S ribosomal protein mL46 (BUSCO:EOG092D3CQ9): MMAASSRGSRAFRGIFSSSPTICSRCATTRFYSATAATETKAPVTDAPPPAASTKTPYPYDIRSGLVLTRPPLLTRTLHPFENAYFFYQKRLEERLNTPFITSIYFKPDTAAQLDWSLKVQERGGTVAKELGTYHGKSSNAWDDELKVGDQLSSQESVLNSLLKDAAARVSDDAEVIAPEDVVPVERPVERLSEADKKNDVRRLDRQMERTLYLVVKGPDGWGFPADVLKDENLHEGAKRVLDQAAGVNMNTWLVGRVPVAHLVQEPVMGKNGEVQKKGRKTFFLKGRIMAGQADLKGNPFGYTDFKWLTREELEKELSPEYFRGVRNMMADR, from the exons ATGATGGCCGCGTCAAGTAGAGGCAGCAGAGCCTTTCGAGGCATCTTCTCTT CATCCCCCACAATCTGCTCCAGATGCGCAACAACACGATTCTACTCTGCGACTGCTGCGACGGAGACAAAGGCCCCTGTCACTGATGCTCCTCCCCCGGCGGCCTCAACTAAAACACCTTATCCTTATGATATCCGCTCTGGTCTCGTCCTTACACGGCCGCCCCTCCTGACGAGGACCCTCCACCCTTTCGAGAACGCCTACTTTTTCTACCAGAAACGTCTGGAGGAACGTCTCAACACGCCTTTTATTACAAGCATATACTTCAAGCCTGATACAGCGGCACAGCTGGATTGGAGCCTGAAGGTCCAGGAGCGAGGCGGCACGGTGGCCAAGGAACTGGGAACGTACCACGGAAAGAGCTCCAATGCTTGGGACGACGAGCTAAAGGTCGGCGACCAGCTGAGCTCGCAGGAGAGCGTGCTCAACAGCCTGCTCAAGGATGCTGCTGCGCGTGTCAGTGACGATGCGGAGGTCATTGCGCCCGAGGATGTCGTGCCTGTTGAACGTCCGGTGGAGAGGCTGTCTGAGGCGGATAAGAAGAACGATGTGAGGCGGCTGGATCGCCAGATGGAGAGGACGCTCTATCTTGTTGTCAAGGGCCCGGATGGATGGGGTTTCCCTGCTGATGTTCTCAAAGATGAGAACCTCCACGAG ggCGCCAAGAGAGTATTGGATCAAGCCGCCGGTGTCAACATGAACACCTGGCTTGTTGGCCGCGTCCCCGTCGCCCACCTCGTCCAGGAACCCGTCATGGGCAAGAACGGCGAAGTCCAAAAGAAGGGCCGCAAGACTTTCTTCCTCAAGGGAAGAATCATGGCTGGCCAGGCTGACCTGAAGGGCAACCCATTCGGATACACAGACTTCAAGTGGTTGACgcgggaggagctggagaaggaatTGTCACCGGAATACTTCCGTGGTGTCAGGAATATGATGGCCGACAGGTAA
- a CDS encoding uncharacterized protein (BUSCO:EOG092D01IY~TransMembrane:1 (o1202-1227i)), translating to MTSRLDRLVTILETGSTRLIRDTAVNQLADWQKQHPDELFNLLSRVIPYLRYKDWETRTTAAKAIGKIVENAPLYDPNSGDVASEPKKEESSSENGAIKKEEDNKTLSVLSDDDVFRLEALDVDTILKFGRPLLRGGGIEYNLASLDPQARLEYQKKTLLGRLGLLGRKFEDEEIIVGDGVPKTPLDTSNGNSLNKGEGTQSQSQAAEESQLSSRQLNVLKRKRKKEAMKAQGKGGFGDLSLRRTTTAGSEGFGDDTPTGEHESKKNGKMNDYFNLERPADIDEDAKVVSEFKGSVMQIKSELEAEESMEGAEWPYERLCDFLKIDLFDSAWETRHGAAMALREVLRVHGGGAGRVRGKSVDDNNELNRAWLNDVACRLCCVLMLDRFTDYSSDTSVAPIRETIGQTLGAVLKHVPSESVYDIYRILYRMVMHEDLKLDSPIWAVCHGGMIGLRYVVAVRKDLLLQDGDMIDGVIKAVMKGLGDNDDDVRSVSAATLIPMAQEFVTMRPAALDGLTNIVWESLSNLGDDLSASTGRIMDLLATLCGFPQVLESMKSSAAQDEERSFTLLVPRLYPFLRHTITSVRLAVLKALLTFANLGDETSQGWLNGRILRLIFQNILVERDKETLDMSLQLWGALVRTLAKNPAILADEFAPHIDNLMQLTLHPIGVSRHPIPMHAGLFQKPSGGTYSASGPMQPGGRRLSSPDGLERPVKRRRKSTRVEESTPAGLTHDVDGHMMQGDVDLVGLDVLIRSRVSAAQAMGLVMSLVPSGNLDDYDALLVPGLTSAFSSTQLTACLVIDEFARNCQTAEDPGRYVDHLQRIVESDRPSAYRDLVTFVQRTRSLCQQLLHLFRDHGKVSHSKLPTLPVVVQGEAEAGPSAFSIATAEKCVGEDFERLKKLMPPGQRLIAGQQLADARDNTVSAIEEAKAFKEARDIRIKAGAACAMVAMKLLPKKPSPLIKGIMDSIKTEENHQLQSRSSEAIAKLVQLFAEKGRRGPADKVVANLVKFSCVEVAETPEFPVHAAKTNCILSMQKEEDRVDHPDAAKWAREAKAARITRRGAKEALEILSKTYGATLFDSVPSLKGFMKDALVKAFTADLPPEARDPELAFGQEIVDAMSVIRTMTPTLDKSLHPFVMEMMPLVIKALHSDLSVFRYMAAKCLATICSVITVDGMTALVEKVLPSISNPLDLNFRQGVIEAIYHLIAVMGDAILPYVIFLIVPVLGRMSDSDNEIRLIATTSFATLVKLVPLEAGIPDPPGLSEELLKGRDRERTFIAQLLDPKKVEPFQIPVAIKAELRSYQQDGVNWLNFLNKYHLHGILCDDMGLGKTLQTICIVASDHHQRQEEFAKTQAPDVRRLPSLIVCPPTLSGHWQQEIKTYAPFLSVTAYVGPPVERKAMKDKLGDTDIVITSYDVTRNDSEILEKYNWNYVVLDEGHLIKNPKAKITQAVKRLASNHRLILTGTPIQNNVLELWSLFDFLMPGFLGAEKVFLDRFAKPIAASRYSKASSKEQEAGALAIEALHKQVLPFLLRRLKEEVLNDLPPKILQNYYCDLSDLQKKLFEDFTKKQGKKIQAEAGREDKEAKQHIFQALQYMRKLCNSPAMVMKPGSDLYNDTQKILQKQGTSIEDAHHAPKLTALKDLLIDCGIGDDRDDSNDPLYQPIKPHRALIFCQMKEMLDMVQTKVLKEMLPSVSYLRLDGSVEANKRQDIVNKFNSDPSYDVLLLTTSVGGLGLNLTGADTVIFVEHDWNPQKDLQAMDRAHRIGQKKVVNVYRLITRGTLEEKILSLQRFKIDVASTVVNQQNAGLATMDTDQILDLFNLGDTGPSLISDKPQNGIDGREEDMVDIETGDVLRQPGKKAWLDDLGELWDNKQYEESFDLDDFMKTMS from the exons ATGACTTCTAG ACTTGATCGATTAGTTAC TATCCTCGAGACAGGGAGCACCAGGCTCATTCGGGACACTGCAGTCAACCAGCTCGCTGACTGGCAAAAGCAGCACCCCGATGAGCTTTTTAATCTCCTGTCGCGGGTAATCCCCTATCTTCGCTACAAAGATTGGGAGACGAGGACGACAGCGGCCAAGGCTATCGGTAAAATTGTAGAGAACGCCCCGCTCTATGATCCTAATTCAGGAGATGTTGCAAGTGAGcccaagaaagaagagagctcTTCTGAAAACGGCGCaatcaagaaggaggaagacaACAAAACTTTATCGGTTCTTTCCGACGACGACGTGTTTAGGCTTGAGGCACTCGATGTGGacactattttaaaattcgGCCGGCCGCTTCTACGTGGCGGCGGTATAGAGTATAACCTTGCTTCTCTCGACCCCCAGGCCCGCCTAGAGTACCAAAAGAAGACACTCTTAGGTCGACTTGGCTTGCTGGGAAGGAaatttgaagatgaagaaattaTTGTAGGGGATGGGGTGCCTAAAACTCCCCTTGATACCTCCAATGGTAATAGCCTGAACAAAGGCGAGGGAACGCAATCCCAGAGTCAGGCTGCAGAAGAGTCCCAGCTTAGTTCGAGGCAACTTAATGTGCTGAAGCGGAAACGTAAGAAGGAGGCGATGAAAGCACAGGGCAAAGGCGGTTTTGGAGATCTCTCTTTACGACGCACGACAACTGCCGGATCTGAAGGATTCGGAGACGACACCCCAACGGGAGAACACGAATCAAAGAAGAATGGGAAAATGAATGATTACTTCAATCTCGAACGCCCAGCCGATATCGATGAAGATGCCAAGGTTGTCAGCGAATTCAAAGGTTCGGTGATGCAAATCAAATCTGAACTCGAGGCCGAGGAATCCATGGAGGGCGCTGAGTGGCCGTACGAGCGGCTCTGCGACTTTCTCAAAATCGACCTTTTCGATTCCGCATGGGAAACGCGTCACGGAGCCGCCATGGCACTGCGTGAGGTTCTCCGAGTTCATGGTGGCGGGGCTGGCAGAGTTCGGGGAAAGTCAGTCGACGACAATAACGAGCTAAATCGTGCATGGCTCAACGACGTTGCCTGCAGGCTTTGCTGTGTTCTGATGCTGGACCGTTTTACGGACTATAGTTCCGATACATCGGTTGCCCCCATCAGGGAAACAATCGGACAAACCCTTGGTGCTGTTCTCAAACATGTACCTTCCGAATCGGTTTACGACATCTATCGAATCCTGTACCGGATGGTAATGCATGAAGATCTTAAATTGGACTCTCCGATCTGGGCTGTTTGCCATGGTGGCATGATTGGCCTGAGATATGTTGTTGCTGTCAGGAAAGACTTGCTGCTTCAAGATGGGGATATGATTGACGGTGTTATCAAAGCTGTGATGAAGGGCCTAGGTGACAATGACGACGATGTTCGCTCAGTCAGTGCCGCCACCCTGATACCTATGGCTCAAGAATTTGTCACGATGCGGCCGGCAGCCCTCGATGGCCTCACTAATATTGTATGGGAGAGCCTGTCTAACTTGGGTGACGATTTGAGCGCTAGCACTGGTCGTATCATGGACCTTCTTGCTACTCTTTGTGGCTTCCCTCAAGTTCTCGAATCGATGAAATCTTCTGCTGctcaagatgaagagcgATCTTTTACTTTGCTGGTTCCGCGCCTCTATCCATTTTTACGCCACACCATCACGTCTGTTCGGCTTGCTGTACTGAAAGCTCTTCTAACTTTTGCCAACCTTGGCGATGAGACATCACAAGGCTGGCTCAACGGTAGAATTCTCCGCCTCATCTTTCAAAATATCCTCGTTGAGAGAGACAAGGAAACCCTTGATATGTCCCTGCAGCTCTGGGGTGCTCTTGTCCGCACATTAGCAAAGAACCCCGCCATCCTTGCCGACGAATTTGCTCCTCACATTGATAATTTGATGCAGTTGACGCTGCATCCAATTGGTGTATCACGGCATCCGATTCCCATGCATGCCGGCCTATTCCAGAAGCCGTCCGGTGGTACCTACTCCGCCTCAGGGCCGATGCAACCTGGTGGGAGACGGCTTTCCTCGCCCGATGGCCTGGAACGACCGGTAAAACGTCGCCGTAAATCTACTAGGGTCGAAGAGTCCACTCCTGCCGGCCTGACACATGATGTAGATGGCCATATGATGCAGGGCGACGTTGATCTCGTTGGTCTAGATGTGCTGATTCGGTCAAGAGTCTCGGCTGCTCAGGCCATGGGCCTCGTCATGTCCCTGGTCCCTTCAGGAAACCTTGACGATTACGATGCCCTGCTTGTACCGGGCCTTACTTCCGCCTTCTCCTCCACACAGCTAACTGCTTGTCTTGTCATTGACGAATTTGCGAGAAATTGCCAAACAGCCGAAGATCCTGGCCGCTATGTGGACCATTTGCAGCGGATTGTGGAATCAGATCGCCCTTCGGCCTACAGAGATTTGGTGACCTTTGTGCAGAGAACAAGGAGCCTTTGCCAGCAACTGCTCCATCTATTCCGTGACCATGGCAAAGTCTCTCATAGCAAGCTGCCTACTCTCCCTGTCGTGGTTCAAggcgaagctgaagctggtcCCAGCGCTTTTTCCATTGCGACTGCGGAAAAATGCGTGGGTGAGGACTTTGAGAGgctcaagaagctcatgCCCCCTGGTCAACGGCTGATTGCTGGTCAGCAGCTAGCTGACGCTCGTGACAACACGGTATCAGCTATagaagaagccaaggcgTTCAAGGAGGCCCGCGACATTAGGATCAAGGCTGGCGCCGCTTGTGCCATGGTCGCAATGAAGCTCTTGCCGAAGAAGCCCAGTCCCCTCATCAAGGGCATCATGGATTCCATCAAGACCGAAGAGAATCATCAGCTCCAGAGCCGCTCCTCAGAAGCCATTGCAAAACTTGTTCAACTATTTGCAGAAAAGGGAAGGCGTGGCCCTGCGGACAAAGTTGTCGCCAACCTGGTCAAATTTTCCTGCGTGGAAGTGGCTGAAACTCCCGAGTTCCCCGTTCATGCCGCCAAAACTAACTGCATTCTCTCTatgcagaaagaagaagaccgtGTTGATCATCCAGATGCTGCTAAGTGGGCTAGGGAAGCTAAGGCTGCTAGGATCACGCGCAGAGGTGCAAAGGAAGCCTTGGAGATACTGTCCAAGACGTACGGCGCAACCTTGTTCGACTCTGTGCCAAGTTTGAAGGGCTTTATGAAGGATGCGCTAGTCAAGGCCTTCACAGCAGACTTACCTCCAGAAGCTCGGGATCCTGAGCTGGCATTCGGCCAGGAGATTGTCGACGCAATGTCAGTTATTCGGACTATGACGCCTACCTTGGATAAGAGCCTCCACCCATTTGTTATGGAGATGATGCCTCTTGTTATCAAAGCTTTGCATTCTGACCTCTCGGTTTTCCGCTATATGGCCGCTAAGTGTCTGGCTACTATATGCAGTGTCATCACCGTGGACGGAATGACGGCGTTGGTAGAAAAGGTCTTGCCGTCAATCAGCAATCCCCTAGATCTCAATTTCCGCCAAGGCGTAATTGAAGCCATCTACCATCTAATTGCCGTCATGGGCGACGCGATCCTTCCCTATGTCATCTTCTTGATCGTACCTGTTCTTGGTCGAATGAGCGATTCTGACAATGAAATTCGTCTCATCGCGACCACGTCTTTCGCTACACTAGTCAAGCTGGTGCCCCTCGAAGCTGGAATCCCCGATCCGCCCGGCCTGTCTGAAGAGCTTCTGAAAGGTCGAGACCGAGAACGAACGTTCATCGCCCAGCTTCTCGATCCCAAGAAAGTCGAGCCGTTCCAGATCCCCGTGGCTATCAAGGCAGAACTTCGTTCATACCAACAAGACGGTGTTAACTGGCTCAACTTCCTCAATAAATATCACCTCCATGGCATTCTTTGCGATGACATGGGCCTTGGAAAAACTCTACAGACCATCTGTATCGTGGCCAGTGATCATCATCAGCGGCAAGAGGAGTTTGCAAAAACGCAAGCCCCTGATGTGAGGCGGCTGCCATCTCTAATTGTTTGCCCTCCAACACTGTCAGGTCACTGGCAACAAGAGATCAAGACGTATGCTCCCTTCCTTAGTGTTACTGCGTATGTTGGGCCCCCAGTAGAGCGCAAAGCCATGAAAGATAAACTTGGCGACACCGATATTGTTATTACATCTTACGATGTCACCAGGAATGACTCCGAAATTCTGGAGAAGTACAACTGGAATTACGTTGTCCTGGACGAGGGCCACTTAATCAAGAATCCCAAAGCCAAGATCACCCAGGCTGTGAAGAGGCTGGCCAGTAACCACCGACTCATCCTTACGGGCACGCCAATCCAAAATAACGTCTTGGAACTCTGGTCCTTGTTTGACTTCCTTATGCCAGGATTCCTCGGAGCCGAAAAAGTGTTTTTGGATCGATTCGCGAAGCCTATCGCAGCAAGTCGATATAGTAAAGCGTCTTCCAAGGAGCAGGAGGCTGGAGCTTTGGCTATTGAAGCTCTGCACAAGCAGGTGCTTCCTTTCTTGCTGCGTCGCCTCAAGGAAGAGGTGTTGAACGACCTACCCCCCAAGATTCTACAGAACTACTACTGCGATCTCAGCGACCTACAAAAGAAGCTATTCGAAGACTTTACCAAGAAGCAGGGCAAGAAGATCCAAGCGGAGGCTGGCCGAGAGGACAAGGAGGCCAAGCAGCATATCTTCCAAGCTCTGCAATATATGAGAAAACTGTGCAACTCGCCTGCCATGGTTATGAAACCAGGAAGCGATCTCTATAACGACACACAAAAGATTCTTCAGAAACAGGGAACATCTATCGAAGATGCTCATCATGCACCTAAGCTCACGGCCCTCAAAGATCTCTTGATTGATTGTGGTATTGGCGACGATAGGGATGATTCTAACGACCCACTATATCAGCCCATCAAACCTCATCGCGCTCTCATTTTCTGCCAAATGAAGGAAATGTTAGACATGGTCCAGACCAAAGTTCTAAAAGAAATGCTGCCCTCCGTATCCTATCTGAGACTTGATGGATCGGTGGAGGCGAACAAGAGACAAGATATCGTCAACAAGTTCAACAGCGACCCTTCATACGATGTGCTCTTGCTGACTACCAGCGTTGGTGGTCTTGGATTGAACCTTACGGGTGCAGACACCGTCATTTTCGTGGAACACGACTGGAATCCACAGAAAGATTTGCAAGCCATGGACCGCGCTCACCGAATCGGCCAGAAGAAGGTGGTCAATGTCTATCGTCTCATCACTCGTGGCACATTGGAAGAGAAGATCCTCAGCCTCCAACGCTTCAAGATTGATGTGGCATCTACAGTGGTGAATCAGCAGAATGCCGGCTTGGCGACGATGGACACAGATCAAATCCTTGACCTGTTCAATTTGGGCGATACGGGACCAAGTCTCATATCCGATAAGCCGCAGAATGGCATCGATGGAAGGGAGGAGGACATGGTTGATATCGAAACTGGTGACGTTCTACGGCAGCCGGGCAAAAAGGCGTGGCTGGACGATTTGGGAGAATTGTGGGATAACAAGCAGTATGAAGAGAGTTTCGACTTGGATGATTTCATGAAGACAATGTCATGA